The following nucleotide sequence is from Vicinamibacteria bacterium.
AGAACAGCGGTGCGGATTCTCATCCCGCAAACCTCCTTGAGGGGCAAAGGCGTATCAGACTCATCTGAAACGAGATCCAAGCAAAATCCATTCCCGACATCGAAACCGCTACCGCTGCCTCTGATTTCCGTCAAACGGCTCGGTTCCCTGGTCGAGCACTCGGGGCAAGGTCAGCACCTTAGGGTGTTTTGACGCAATTTCCTCGACGACTCTCATTGGCTCTTCTCCTCTTCGATCTGTCGAATCTTGAAGTAGAGTCCCGCAACGACGAGAAGGATGAAGAACACGGATACGGCGAGTCCTCTTCGGCGGTACTGAAGCTCTTCCAGCGCAAAAAGACCCATCTCTCGCGCTGTCTGTGCGAAGTTCCTGCCGGGGTCGGTCTCTTCCCGCAGGGTCTCGGGTGAGACGGCGTGCACGGCGTTTCGGGCTTGCACCAGAGCCTGGTTCGCATCGATGAGAACGAGCTCGGCTTCGCTGACCTCCATGCCGGCCACGGAGGCCTGCTCCACGGTGCCACGCGCATCGGCAATCGCTGTCTTGAGCTCCTCGAGGTCGGCGCGCATGGCCTGGGCTACGTTGTATGGCTCTTCTCCCTCGAAGTGGCAGTCACCGCAGATCTGCCCCACCTCGACTCCCAGAAGCTGGTCATCGGCATGTTGGACGTCGTGGTTTCCATGGCAGGTCTCACACTCCGGCTCTCCGATCTCGGCGAAAGCTTCGAAGTGGGGGCTCGCTCCGAAGAACTCTCTCTGGATCGCGTGGCAGTTTCCGCAAACCAGCGAGACCGAGCTCAAGCCCGGAGGCGTCGCGCCATGGTTGCCGTGGCACGTATTGCATGTCGGCGCACTGAGGTCGCCACCATCGAGCGCGCGTCCATGGA
It contains:
- a CDS encoding cytochrome c3 family protein, whose protein sequence is MTGNSRVLLVGSFITLLANSLSAQNNCIDCHVTLDDEALSAPARAMSEDVHAQAGMGCADCHGGDPTLAIIDGDYDPAKEPSTGFVGAPGYADVPQFCGKCHADAAYMQRFNPNLAVDQLAQYWTSVHGQKLVEGATDVAQCVSCHGAHGTLSPRDPRSQVYPTRVAETCAGCHASQEHMAPYGIPVDQLEQYRASVHGRALDGGDLSAPTCNTCHGNHGATPPGLSSVSLVCGNCHAIQREFFGASPHFEAFAEIGEPECETCHGNHDVQHADDQLLGVEVGQICGDCHFEGEEPYNVAQAMRADLEELKTAIADARGTVEQASVAGMEVSEAELVLIDANQALVQARNAVHAVSPETLREETDPGRNFAQTAREMGLFALEELQYRRRGLAVSVFFILLVVAGLYFKIRQIEEEKSQ